From one Bacteriovorax sp. BAL6_X genomic stretch:
- a CDS encoding nitroreductase family protein produces MSDNIFTEELELNYTEVAPEIDFVEFEKVITSRRSVRVFGDEEVPEEVVQKAIEHGLLAPNSSNLQPWEFHWVRSEDKRSALSKMCFGQNGAKTAKHLIVCVAKTGTWKNNCQRMLASLEATSKKDGIEVPNAVKAYYSKIAPMAYGYMGPFGIFSPLKWAFYNTIGLFQVIFREPMFPSDLRTWAHKTTALACENIMLSIRAQGYDTLPMEGFDAKRVKKLLGLGCKDHVTMILGVGKRSAKGVYGPQFRFPKEDFIIKH; encoded by the coding sequence GTGAGTGATAATATTTTTACAGAAGAGCTTGAATTAAATTATACGGAAGTTGCTCCGGAAATTGATTTTGTAGAGTTTGAAAAGGTTATCACTTCACGTCGTTCTGTTCGTGTCTTTGGAGATGAGGAAGTACCAGAAGAAGTTGTCCAAAAAGCAATCGAACACGGACTTTTAGCTCCTAATTCTTCAAATCTTCAGCCATGGGAGTTTCATTGGGTAAGGTCTGAGGATAAAAGAAGTGCTCTTTCTAAAATGTGTTTTGGCCAAAATGGCGCAAAGACTGCAAAGCACTTAATTGTTTGTGTGGCAAAGACTGGAACTTGGAAGAATAATTGCCAACGCATGCTTGCTTCCCTAGAGGCCACTTCAAAGAAAGATGGTATTGAAGTACCAAATGCCGTAAAAGCCTATTATAGTAAAATCGCTCCGATGGCCTATGGTTATATGGGTCCATTTGGAATTTTTTCTCCTCTAAAGTGGGCCTTCTATAATACTATTGGCCTCTTCCAAGTGATCTTTCGTGAACCTATGTTTCCATCTGATTTAAGAACTTGGGCCCATAAGACAACCGCTCTTGCATGTGAAAATATTATGCTCTCTATTCGTGCTCAGGGTTATGACACTCTTCCTATGGAAGGCTTTGATGCTAAGAGAGTTAAGAAGCTCTTAGGGCTTGGATGTAAGGATCACGTAACAATGATTCTTGGAGTTGGAAAGAGATCTGCTAAGGGCGTGTATGGCCCTCAGTTTCGTTTTCCAAAAGAAGACTTTATAATTAAACACTAA